The following proteins are encoded in a genomic region of Drosophila willistoni isolate 14030-0811.24 chromosome 3R, UCI_dwil_1.1, whole genome shotgun sequence:
- the LOC6648089 gene encoding microprocessor complex subunit DGCR8 has product MAEKMGEELRAVEEELSLIAPVAAKRPRLEDDEQALKVAGFSLSAIEEMRHTRDVELQNEPMDQQLRQFQVLDEVGFGSEDDDSDEASEKQNGDTYADDEDGADGDDYDSSEFDDDEIENLLDEKLPEDLRESKRPKYEQRFKTVLEEKRHNHFEVLPEGWVQVTHNSGMPLFLHRKTRVCCAARPYFLGTGSARKHAVPLGAIPCLNYRRALDEEAETEQQSKETAIQTPAVGVCPMAASAGATTADTSIAAEPMEVEARENNTDSTAPALPALMPAAKIVTVNENTQKESVTPDQLNSYCQKLFKFKEIRVLRFRSWNARRKFTKNRKHIKNIQRPTLPDGTKLIKFPILAACGEGATNPRGRKEWIMNPNGKSFVCILHEYVQHALKTQPTYEFKELQNAATPYSATVSVNNLKYGTGYGTSKKQAKSEAARETLEVLIPDVKDKITGNNKDQKSGTAKKAQSDLSVFDDIRIDDPRVTEFCNKTTEPAPNAILLTCLQRNYGSDVQISQEINRTANNKNEFSMTVGKHTAKVVCKNKREGKQLASQAILQKLHPHIQTWGSLLRLYGNNSIKTFKEKKLEEQEITVLQSKAAVNQPNYAILDKLKTEMLKLSAKHESVHTMGTFVPPNDVDLPTSSGSNLNNVEL; this is encoded by the exons ATGGCCGAGAAAATGGGTGAAGAGCTTAGAGCAGTTGAAGAGGAACTATCGCTAATTGCCCCAGTGGCGGCCAAGCGGCCCCGCCTGGAGGACGATGAGCAGGCATTGAAAGTAGCCGGCTTCTCGTTAAGTGCCATTGAAGAAATGCGTCACACACGCGATGTGGAGCTACAGAATGAGCCAATGGATCAGCAATTGCGTCAATTTCAAGTGCTTGACGAGGTTGGCTTTGGCAGTGAGGATGACGATTCAG ATGAGGCCAGCGAAAAACAGAATGGCGATACTTATGCCGATGATGAAGACGGTGCCGATGGCGATGACTATGATTCATCTGAATTCGATGATGACGAAATTGAGAATCTATTGGATGAGAAATTGCCCGAGGATTTGCGTGAGTCTAAGCGTCCCAAATATGAGCAGCGTTTCAAAACTGTTTTAGAGG AGAAACGACACAATCATTTTGAGGTCTTGCCCGAAGGTTGGGTCCAAGTCACACATAACAGTGGGATGCCACTATTCCTACATCGCAAGACACGGGTCTGCTGTGCGGCTCGTCCATATTTTCTGGGCACTGGTAGTGCCCGCAAACATGCTGTGCCCTTGGGTGCCATACCCTGTCTCAATTATCGTCGGGCATTGGATGAGGAAGCGGAAACCGAACAGCAGAGCAAAGAAACTGCCATCCAAACTCCAGCAGTAGGTGTTTGCCCTATGGCTGCTTCTGCTGGTGCTACCACTGCTGATACTTCCATTGCTGCTGAGCCCATGGAGGTGGAGGCTAGAGAGAATAATACTGATTCGACGGCCCCTGccttgccagccttaatgccTGCTGCCAAAATTGTCACAGTCAATGAGAATACCCAAAAGGAATCGGTGACTCCCGATCAACTTAATTCGTATTGCCAAAAACTATTCAAATTCAAAGAGATTCGCGTTCTCCGTTTTCGCAGTTGGAATGCACGCCGTAAATTCACGAAGAACCGCAAACACATTAAGAATATACAAAGGCCAACGCTGCCGGATGGCactaaattaattaaatttcccATACTGGCTGCTTGTGGTGAGGGAGCAACCAATCCGCGTGGACGCAAGGAATGGATTATGAATCCGAATGGTAAAAGTTTTGTCTGCATTCTGCATGAATATGTCCAGCATGCCCTCAAGACACAGCCAACCTATGAGTTTAAGGAACTGCAGAATGCAGCCACTCCATACTCGGCCACAGTGTCGGTTAACAATTTGAAATATGGCACTGGCTATGGCACGAGCAAAAAGCAGGCCAAATCTGAGGCGGCTCGCGAAACACTAGAGGTACTCATACCGGATGTTAAAGATAAGATAACGGGCAACAACAAGGATCAAAAGAGTGGTACTGCTAAGAAAGCACAAAGCGATTTATCT GTTTTCGATGACATTCGCATTGATGATCCACGCGTTACCGAGTTCTGCAATAAGACCACAGAACCTGCACCCAATGCCATTCTATTGACGTGCCTGCAACGAAATTATGGAAGCGATGTGCAAATTAGCCAAGAGATCAATCGCACGGCCAACAACAAGAATGAATTCTCAATGACTGTGGGCAAGCATACGGCCAAAGTGGTTTGCAAGAATAAACGAGAGGGCAAGCAATTAGCTTCGCAAGCCATTTTACAG AAATTGCATCCGCATATACAAACTTGGGGCTCATTGTTGCGCCTCTATGGCAATAATTCGATCAAAACATTCAAGGAGAAGAAACTAGAAGAGCAGGAGATTACCGTGCTGCAAAGTAAGGCAGCTGTAAATCAACCAAATTATGCCATATTGGATAAACTTAAAACGGAGATGTTAAAGCTATCGGCCAAACATGAAAGTGTCCACACAATGGGTACCTTTGTGCCACCCAATGATGTGGATTTGCCAACATCGTCGGGctcaaatttaaataatgtTGAGTTATAG
- the LOC6648088 gene encoding programmed cell death protein 2-like yields the protein MAKNKSTVYLGYEDEEIPAKQVAFLNSFTNKIGGLPDWPRNEVTVPACPLCGMVRPLIVQMYAPLDRSQFHRNLYIFGCVSPACSTNQKSWVCVRTQHLDIGSQYDVISEQVPKAAPVTGKQKKKNKSSALQKVNWCNGVDDWGDSGGDAEVVDEVMDMTADEEQNERNGNVRPNGIGINEDLEASPQQDLTNIDDDDDESTSVENDLVCGFGQMDMSSMPHNASEDPNANCAADDATECADGASASASTATICAEIEGPETDVVLVDTPKKPERDLIALLKHTSLPASLGPLSQVKDLTLKSFYISVEVESNAKLEEYEHYDGDLSMDHIRDLYQEYKMRDEDPAHSPLGATSSGSTVATGESCDEHESYEKALPAHGDVVFHNFITTLQQNPGQILRYSRDALPLLVGPLAEPLPKCQNCKGETICEVQLLPTLIPKLRFQQNASSVPIEYGNVLVFTCLKSCWDTPDQMRYEQVIVQSEA from the exons aTGGCAAAAAACAAATCGACTGTGTACCTGGGCTATGAGGATGAGGAAATTCCGGCCAAGCAGGTGGCATTTCTGAACAGTTTCACCAACAAAATTGGTGGCCTACCA GACTGGCCCAGAAATGAAGTCACCGTACCCGCTTGTCCGCTCTGTGGAATGGTGCGTCCCCTGATTGTGCAGATGTATGCGCCACTTGATCGATCGCAATTTCATCGAAATCTTTATATATTTGGATGTGTGAGTCCTGCGTGCTCGACCAATCAGAAAAGCTGGGTATGCGTGCGTACTCAGCATCTGGACATTGGTTCTCAATACGATGTGATCAGTGAGCAGGTGCCTAAGGCTGCTCCTGTCACAggcaaacagaaaaagaagaacaaatcgAGCGCCTTGCAAAAAGTTAATTGGTGTAATGGGGTGGACGATTGGGGCGATAGCGGCGGCGATGCGGAAGTTGTCGATGAGGTAATGGACATGACAGCAGATGAGGAGCAAAACGAGCGAAATGGCAATGTGCGGCCAAATGGTATAGGCATTAATGAGGATTTGGAGGCTTCACCACAACAAGATCTAACCAATattgatgatgacgacgacgagaGTACATCTGTGGAGAATGATTTGGTATGCGGATTTGGTCAAATGGATATGAGCTCAATGCCCCATAACGCCAGCGAAGATCCTAATGCGAATTGTGCTGCCGACGATGCCACAGAATGTGCAGATGGAGCAAGTGCCAGTGCAAGCACTGCGACAATTTGTGCCGAAATTGAAGGGCCCGAAACAGATGTTGTATTGGTGGACACTCCCAAGAAACCGGAACGAGATCTTATTGCATTATTGAAGCACACATCGTTGCCGGCCAGCCTAGGGCCGCTTTCTCAAGTTAAAGACCTAACACTAAAATCGTTTTACATCTCCGTGGAAGTGGAGAGTAATGCGAAACTAGAAGAATACGAGCATTACGACGGTGACCTTTCAATGGATCACATACGCGACCTGTATCAAGAGTACAAGATGCGAGACGAGGATCCAGCCCATTCCCCGCTTGGAGCCACATCGTCAGGCTCAACAGTGGCCACCGGTGAGTCGTGCGACGAACATGAGTCCTATGAAAAGGCATTGCCTGCCCACGGTGATGTTGTATTCCACAATTTTATTACCACTCTACAGCAAAATCCGGGCCAAATCCTAAG GTATTCTCGCGATGCGCTGCCTTTGTTGGTGGGTCCTCTAGCAGAACCGCTGCCAAAGTGTCAGAATTGCAAAGGTGAAACCATCTGCGAGGTCCAGTTGCTGCCCACTTTGATACCCAAGTTAAGATTCCAGCAGAATGCATCAAGTGTGCCCATTGAATATGGAAATGTGCTGGTTTTCACCTGCCTAAAGAGCTGCTGGGATACTCCTGATCAGATGCGCTACGAACAGGTGATTGTGCAGTCTGAGgcataa
- the LOC6647894 gene encoding F-box only protein 9, with the protein MSDTESNTEFHGHGRSELDEFRDSWQRELQAQATSANASEADHLQAKAEILYRTAVKLEQMGKVYDALPFYRKATQIVPDIEFKFYEQQKLTNNDATKKFQNLANDFAKQLDLGTSDFEQRDDAIIIDLYEKFQRDLSQDEAYAGKLVMSSRDSNVLTTGLHISNLPPEIIIRIFRWVVSAQLDMRSLEQCAAVSKGFYVYARSEELWRLACVKVWGQNVGTLEAQDIQSSSVYSSWRDMFIRRERVHFSGCYISKTTYLRMGENSFQDQFYRPVQLVEYYRYIRFMPDGKVLMMTSADEPAQGVNKLKQPHNTRPDVLHGRYRLFGNTVTLVLQKNQARQQTQGYMRQRRGSIMPVDEDANNATHFLIELRITNTPKRPCAQLVWSHYTLVQKRNKVDINSDFDLTDAKYPPLWFSPVRSYHLDADAPLA; encoded by the exons ATGTCCGACACAGAGTCTAACACGGAATTCCATGGTCACGGTCGTAGTGAGCtggatgaattccgtgatAGTTGGCAACGGGAGCTCCAAGCACAAGCAACATCGGCTAATGCCAGCGAGGCAGATCATCTTCAAGCCAAGGCAGAGATCCTGTACCGAACGGCTGTAAAATTAGAGCAGATGGGGAAGGTTTACGACGCGTTACCCTTCTATCGCAAGGCCACACAGATTGTACCTGATATAGAATTCAAATTCTATGAGCAGCAAAAATTGACTAACAATGATGCCactaaaaaatttcaaaatcttGCCAATGATTTTGCCAAGCAGCTAGATTTGGGAACTTCAGATTTCGAGCAACGTGACGATGCGATAATAATTGATCTTTACGAGAAATTTCAGCGAGATCTGAGTCAGGATGAAGCCTATGCAGGCAAGCTTGTGATGAGCAGTCGCGATTCTAATGTTTTGACAACAGGACTGCACATTTCCAATTTGCCTCCAGAGATTATAATTCGTATATTTCGTTGGGTGGTATCAGCTCAACTGGATATGCGCTCCTTGGAACAGTGTGCTGCAGTATCCAAAGGTTTTTATGTATACGCCCGCAGCGAGGAGCTTTGGCGCTTGGCTTGTGTCAA AGTCTGGGGCCAAAACGTTGGGACATTGGAAGCACAAGACATTCAAAGTTCCAGCGTATATTCTTCCTGGCGCGATATGTTCATCCGCAGGGAACGCGTACACTTCAGCGGCTGCTACATTAGCAAGACAACTTATCTACGCATGGGTGAGAATAGCTTTCAGGACCAGTTCTATAGGCCGGTACAGCTTGTGGAATACTATCGTTATATACGATTTATGCCAGATGGAAAGGTCCTAATGATGACCAGCGCTGATGAACCAGCCCAAGGTGTCAATAAACTAAAGCAGCCGCATAACACACGCCCCGATGTTCTGCACGGGCGTTATCGCCTATTTGGAAATACAGTAACACTTGTTCTACAAAAAAATCAAGCTAGGCAGCAGACACAGGGTTACATGCGACAACGTCGTGGCAGTATTATGCCAGTCGATGAGGATGCCAACAATGCCACACATTTCCTTATAGAGCTACGCATAACGAACACACCAAAAAGACCATGCGCCCAGCTTGTTTGGTCGCACTATACCCTAGTGCAGAAGCGAAATAAAGTCGATATTAATTCCGATTTTGATTTGACGGATGCCAAGTATCCGCCATTATGGTTTTCACCCGTAAGAAGTTATCACCTGGATGCTGATGCCCCATTAGCCTGA
- the LOC6647893 gene encoding DNA-directed RNA polymerase III subunit RPC3 produces the protein MSADYLHLCSVILKQCFGNVVESVANCLFSATTRTLSQIVSTTKLPRKEVCVALAVLIRFRLVSFEPSQTNPFLPEYSLRREDIIFLLRHPRYIYLMQNKYGNVGASITEELIHSGSHTHVNKVLLNCLADEDVGTANAETHRNTFLQMISDHYIIKMPELIEGDDQDESVPRFQSDECEYFRHPNIDLHLLSMISKGEASLSDSKESNMMWTLNYDRFHQDFRDAIMVDSIKRKLGDSAAECFSFILTLIYNTTDPWQRKTSNQITFMEIKQTIERKSNNLDLIKYLDQYISLLTDDSLGFLRKVGDMGNGQYLVDMERAFESLAFACIESVITERFGSKAARIFRVIRFKKFIEQEDLQKEAMIPAKEAKSLAYNLFQEQFIHVKVIKKPGGGSNGPAKAFYLYQVKQKDTVRMLLDISFKALYNAIERSSYEKFEHKGLIDKSQRLDAIVETMRERGESDEFIAEIMETFTPPECEILKKVKNRIQALSKAELTLDNSIFLLQMYQHHCTTLPTSIQKFK, from the exons atgtcGGCGGATTATTTACATTTGTGCTCTGTGATTCTAAAACAATGCTTTGGCAATGTTGTCGAATCCGTGGCGAATTGTTTGTTCTCAGCCACAACAAGGACTCTGTCACAAATTGTGAGCACCACAAAACTGCCACGGAAGGAAGTGTGCGTTGCACTGGCGGTACTGATCAGATTCCGGCTAGTAAGCTTTGAGCCATCTCAAACAAATCCATTTCTGCCAGAATATTCCCTACGACGTGAGGATATCATATTTCTTCTGCGGCATCCGCG GTACATTTATTTGATGCAGAACAAGTATGGAAATGTTGGTGCCTCAATCACTGAGGAACTAATTCATTCTGGATCGCATACACATGTGAATAAAGTGCTGCTTAATTGTCTGGCTGACGAAGATGTCGGGACAGCAAATGCAGAAACACATCGGAATACGTTTCTCCAAATGATCAGTGATcattatattattaaaatgcCAGAATTAATTGAAGGGGATGATCAGGACGAAAGCGTCCCTCGATTTCAGAGCGATGAATGTGAATACTTTCGCCATCCCAATATTGATCTTCATTTGCTGTCAATGATAAGCAAAGGAGAGGCTTCACTAAGTGATTCCAAGGAAAGCAATATGATGTGGACCTTAAACTATGATCGCTTCCATCAGGATTTTCGCGATGCCATCATGGTAGACTCAATTAAACGCAAACTTGGAGATAGTGCTGCTGAGTGCTTTAGTTTTATTCTgactttaatatataatacaACCGATCCGTGGCAGCGT AAGACATCTAATCAAATAACTTTTATGGAGATAAAACAGACCATCGAAAGGAAATCAAATAATTTAGACTTGATTAAGTATTTGGACCAATATATAAGCCTGCTTA CCGACGATTCTCTTGGTTTCCTGCGAAAGGTTGGCGATATGGGAAACGGCCAGTATTTAGTCGACATGGAACGGGCATTTGAGTCACTTGCTTTTGCCTGCATTGAGTCGGTTATAACCGAACGTTTTGGCTCGAAAGCGGCACGCATTTTTCGTGTAATACGGTTTAAGAAATTTATTGAACAGGAAGATCTACAGAAGGAGGCCATGATCCCGGCCAAGGAAGCCAAATCACTAGCCTATAATTTGTTTCAAGAGCAATTTATACACGTTAAAGTGATCAAAAAACCTGGCGGCGGCAGCAATGGTCCAGCTAAGGCGTTTTATCTCTATCAAGTCAAGCAAAAAGAC ACGGTGAGAATGCTATTGGACATTTCATTTAAAGCTCTCTACAATGCAATCGAACGGTCAAGCTATGAAAAATTTGAGCACAAGGGTCTCATAGACAAATCTCAAAGACTAGACGCCATAGTTGAGACCATGAGGGAACGTGGTGAATCGGATGAATTTATCGCTGAG atTATGGAAACATTCACACCACCGGAATGCGAAATActtaaaaaagtcaaaaatcGTATACAGGCCCTCTCCAAGGCTGAACTGACACTAGATAACtcgatttttcttttacaaATGTATCAACATCATTGCACAACGCTGCCAACCAGCATacaaaagtttaaataa
- the LOC6647892 gene encoding protein VAC14 homolog translates to MDPPYAPLSESCAKALGDKVYDKRKVASQEIEKMVMEFNNKNNSAQIRKLIEVLTNDYATARDANRRKGALIGLAATGLGLGKDSDKYVNELVMPIINCLSDPDLRVRYFACESLYNVVKVSRAAIIPFFPELFAALSRLVTDSDQSVKDASELIDRLLKDIVTESSQTFNLESFIPLLRERIYVKDEFARQYVISWISILNAVPDLDMVNYLTEILDGLFVMLEDNTTEIQRMCETTISQFLRSIRNDSSSVRMEDTINTLITHAQSPNELIKATAITWIREFVQIFGPNVLPYASGIFTAILPCLEYNVESKRSIKDCAVVVNNSMMQLVSSKELKTQTAAKIDLRSIMDVLSQYLTHNSKDTKIAVLKWIHHLFTNFPNEMSEHASNLNNNLMLTLADNSDEVVLQSLSVLAEIVNSQDTKDLDDFNKSHYRKFLLSLLKLFSEEKLILENRASLIIRKLCVLLNAEYIYRSFAEILSEEVTNLKFASTVVRLLNSILLTSTELFELRNSLRNISNDKSANLFQCLYMSWANCPVSTLSLCLLAQSYQHVSDLVILFADVEVTLELLGELDKLVQLIESPIFASLRLTLVSKANNCTDAQHLAHALFGILMLLPQTEAFDTLRNRLQCVPNYWNTPITTDHRDSLEHQSGIDFDALKEHFIKLQKAHREQRIVQRKRSVITPDSN, encoded by the exons atggatCCTCCGTATGCACCTTTAAGTGAATCTTGCGCCAAAGCTTTGGGCGATAAGGTTTATGACAAGCGAAAAGTGGCCTCTCAGGAAATTGAAAA AATGGTGATGGAATTCAACAATAAGAACAATAGCGCACAAATACGAAAGTTAATAGAGGTGCTGACCAATGATTATGCCACAGCACGGGATGCCAACCGAAGGAAAGGTGCTCTTATCGGGCTGGCCGCCACGGGATTAGGGCTGGGCAAG GATTCGGATAAGTATGTCAATGAGCTGGTTATGCCCATAATAAACTGCCTGTCCGATCCAGATTTGCGTGTGCGTTACTTTGCCTGCGAATCCCTTTACAATGTGGTTAAAGTGTCACGAGCTGCTATAATTCCATTTTTCCCAGAGCTGTTTGCGGCCCTTTCCCGCCTTGTCACCGACTCGGATCAATCAGTCAAAGATGCAAGCGAACTAATCGATCGTTTGCTAAAG GACATTGTGACAGAATCTTCGCAGACATTTAATTTAGAGTCCTTTATACCTCTTTTAAGAGAGCGCATTTACGTGAAAGATGAATTTGCGCGGCAGTATGTGATCTCATGGATATCCATTTTAAATGCCGTACCCGACTTGGACATGGTAAACTATCTCACCGAGATTCTCGACGGACTCTTTGTTATGCTCGAGGATAACACTACTGAGATTCAACGCATGTGCGAGACTACAATTAGTCAATTCCTTAGGTCAATAAGAAACGATTCCTCGTCGGTACGCATGGAGGATACCATCAACACTCTAATTACCCATGCTCAGTCGCCTAATGAGCTAATCAAGGCTACAGCTATCACATGGATACGAGAATTTGTACAAATTTTCGGTCCAAATGTATTACCTTATGCCAGTGGCATATTCACGGCCATTTTGCCATGCCTAGAATACAATGTGGAGTCAAAGCGCA gcATTAAGGACTGCGCCGTGGTTGTTAACAATTCAATGATGCAGCTCGTATCATCCAAAGAACTGAAAACTCAAACCGCTGCTAAAATAGACTTGCGATCGATAATGGATGTGCTCTCCCAGTATCTGACACACAACTCCAAGGATACAAAGATTGCCGTGCTGAAATGGATACATCATCTGTTTACCAATTTTCCAAATGAAATGTCTGAGCATGCTTCAAACTTAAATAATAATCTAATGTTAACGCTGGCCGACAACTCAGATGAGGTGGTACTCCAGAGCTTATCTGTACTGGCGGAAATAGTTAACTCGCAAGATACAAAGG ATCTAGACGATTTCAACAAATCACATTACCGCAAGTTCTTGTTGAGCTTGCTAAAACTCTTCAGCGAGGAAAAACTAATTCTGGAAAACAGAGCTAGTCTCATTATACGAAAACTGTGTGTCCTCCTCAATGCCGAGTACATCTATCGCAGTTTTGCAGAAATTTTATCTGAAGAAGTGACTAACTTAAAGTTCGCATCGACTGTTGTTCGCCTACTGAATAGTATACTGTTGACTTCAACCGAGTTGTTTGAATTGCGAAATAGTTTGCGAAACATTTCTAACGACAAGTCcgcaaatttatttcaatgtcTTTACATGAGTTGGGCCAATTGTCCAGTATCTACACTTTCGCTGTGTCTACTGGCGCAAAGCTATCAACATGTCTCGGATCTGGTCATTTTATT CGCTGATGTAGAAGTCACTTTGGAGCTACTCGGCGAGCTGGATAAACTAGTTCAACTTATAGAATCTCCAATTTTCGCTTCGCTACGTTTGACGCTTGTATCAAAGGCAAATAATTGTACCGATGCTCAACACTTGGCACACGCTCTTTTTGGAATTCTTATGCTTCTGCCACAAACAGAGGCTTTCGACACCCTAAGGAATCGTTTGCAATGTGTTCCCAATTATTGGAATACACCAATCACTAC GGATCATCGAGATTCATTGGAACATCAGAGTGGCATTGATTTTGATGCCTTAAAAGAACATTTCATTAAATTGCAAAAGGCACATCGCGAGCAACGAATTGTACAGCGGAAACGTAGTGTTATTACACCAGACAGTAATTAG
- the LOC6647891 gene encoding mitogen-activated protein kinase kinase kinase 7, giving the protein MTTSNVLEVNYEDIKFNKKGESKVILGNGSYGRVFLARWRDRQTAVKELYPTKNPSASKREINQLYRIRHKNIVKLYGVSEYNSKTYLLLEFMEGGSMHDFLYGPRESYQYPTARDWANQIAKGLAYLHDPSVGPIIHRDIKPHNILLSKERLIVKIGDFGNAKPLDNAMTCESGTVMYMAPEVYDSRNYTEKCDVYSFGITVWEMLAMQQPLNWYKKNFPLQLSVSRGERPSFGGPMKNCPKSMKELIESCWDQKPSNRPSMKSVIKELNDMIDSSGEH; this is encoded by the exons ATGACTACCTCGAACGTTTTAGAAGTGAATTACGAAGACATCAAGTTCAACAAGAAAGGAGAATCAAAAGTG ATTCTTGGCAACGGTAGCTATGGGAGGGTATTTCTAGCCCGGTGGCGTGATCGCCAGACAGCTGTGAAAGAGTTATATCCAACAAAAAATCCCTCAGCATCAAAGAGAGAAATTAACCAGCTATATCGAATCCGTCATAAAAATATTGTCAAATTATATGGCGTATCAGAATATAACAGCAAAACTTATTTACTATTGGAGTTTATGGAGGGCGGATCAATGCACGATTTCTTATATGGACCCAGAGAGTCATATCAATATCCGACTGCCCGAGATTGGGCCAATCAAATTGCAAAA GGTCTCGCCTATCTACACGATCCGAGTGTTGGTCCAATTATACACCGCGATATAAAACCTCACAACATTTTGCTTTCAAAAGAACGTTTAATCGTCAAAATTGGTGACTTTGGGAATGCAAAACCTCTCGATAATGCAATGACGTGTGAAAGTGGAACAGTTATGTACATGGCTCCAGag gTATACGACAGCCGCAATTATACAGAAAAGTGCGATGTATATAGTTTTGGAATCACTGTGTGGGAGATGTTGGCAATGCAACAGCCATTAAactggtataaaaaaaatttccctCTACAATTGAGTGTCTCCAGAG GTGAACGTCCTTCTTTCGGAGGCCCAATGAAAAATTGCCCCAAATCTATGAAAGAATTGATAGAGAGCTGCTGGGATCAAAAACCTTCCAACCGTCCATCGATGAAAAGTGTaataaaagaattaaacgacATGATTGATTCCTCAGGAGaacattaa